A single genomic interval of Antechinus flavipes isolate AdamAnt ecotype Samford, QLD, Australia chromosome 1, AdamAnt_v2, whole genome shotgun sequence harbors:
- the LOC127557351 gene encoding olfactory receptor 13D1-like encodes MDKGNYTVVTEFLLIGLSQYPHLQMLLYVICLVMYLVILLGNSILIIISILDPNLHTPMYFFLGNLSFLDICYTSASVPQILVNFMSEKKSISFTRCALQMFMSLGLGSTECLLLAVMAYDRYVAICNPLRYTIIMNKKLCVQMAAWTWIIGCLNSLAQTILAMIMPFCGNIIEHISCEILALLKLICIDISLNVFIMTIASIVFLITPLLLIFFSYVFILSTILRINSREGRKKAFSTCSAHLTVVILFYGSALFMYMKPKSKESKTSDEIMALSYGVVTPMLNPIIYSLRNKDVKGAMEKILFRNLFFRKI; translated from the coding sequence ATGGACAAAGGGAATTACACAGTTGTGACTGAGTTCCTCTTGATTGGACTTTCTCAGTACCCTCATCTCCAGATGCTTCTTTATGTGATCTGCCTAGTGATGTACTTGGTGATCCTTTTGGGAAACAGCATTCTTATTATCATTAGCATCCTAGATCCCAACCTTCATACTCCTATGTACTTTTTCCTTGGGAACCTCTCCTTTCTGGATATCTGCTACACATCTGCCTCTGTTCCCCAAATTCTAGTTAATTTCATGTCTGAGAAAAAATCCATTTCCTTCACTAGGTGTGCACTTCAGATGTTTATGTCCCTTGGATTGGGGTCCACAGAGTGTCTTCTTTTGGCAGTGATGGCCTATGATAGATATGTCGCCATCTGCAATCCCCTAAGATATACAATTATTATGAATAAGAAACTCTGTGTGCAAATGGCTGCCTGGACTTGGATTATAGGATGTCTGAATTCCCTGGCACAAACTATACTGGCTATGATAATGCCATTCTGTGGGAATATCATTGAACACATTAGTTGTGAAATCCTGGCCCTTCTTAAACTTATTTGTATAGACATTTCTCTCAATGTGTTTATCATGACAATTGCAAGTATTGTTTTCTTAATCACTcctcttttgctcattttcttctcaTATGTTTTTATCCTCTCCACCATTCTAAGGATCAATTctagagaggggaggaaaaaagccTTTTCCACCTGCTCAGCCCATCTGactgtggtgatcttgttctaTGGGTCAGCTCTTTTCATGTACATGAAGCCTAAGTCCAAGGAATCAAAGACTTCTGATGAGATAATGGCCCTGTCCTATGGAGTGGTTACCCCAATGCTTAATCCCATCATCTATAGTTTAAGGAATAAGGATGTAAAAGGGGCTATGGAGAAAATTCTATTCAGAAATTTATTCTTCAGAAAGATATGA